One Ignavibacteriota bacterium DNA segment encodes these proteins:
- a CDS encoding right-handed parallel beta-helix repeat-containing protein, translating into MRTLTLFIVILCVLPLHGAELRSPSTTLYISPAGNDQWSGRLPSPNPMRTDGPLATVHRARAMVRRIMKTITPASDTVTVYLRGGTYVLDSSLAFRESDSGSERMPQLWAAFQGEPVRITGGPAVTGFTALTDSTARARIAPSILPNILQLDLRAAGIRNYGTIAPRGNPGMELFVDGTRMQLARWPNDRWLHIADIPQSGDTMYNAGLEREKRFHGVPVGKHFGRITYGEDRPSRWAPAPDIFMHGYWTWDWSDSFQKVERIDTARREITIATPHHHYGYTRNQRYYFLNILEELDTPGEWYVDRTRGILFLYPSGAGDVKRAEVSLLESPLVTCENASHIRFRGITFENSRGTGISISGGNDIGVDGCMFRHLGGDAVVVAGGTRHEVRNSEVTDVARGGVLLTGGDRHTLSPGGHRVFNTAVHHYSTWLRTGSYGVILDGVGNTMEHCLIHNAPFEAVYIKGNDHTVTLSEIHSVMKESGDAGAIHTGRNWTWLGNRVTDNYFHDLQGPGLHGVMGMYMDDWASGFTVTGNVFYKAGRATLIGGGRDNIVENNLYVACSPSLHLDARGLSWAGYYFDGTITVLFDGLKEVRHDQPPYISRYPALATLPGPTQQLPMNNRIERNISWGGRWMDIYDYLAFNKSVSTIRNNLIGDPLVLRRRADGQQGWDPYYLDIDTKEGFLAIPSGDRRCEEEFPGNTFVTSPPVIFDPERRSVTIPENSPARAIGFQPLRLGEMGLVRR; encoded by the coding sequence ATGAGAACTCTGACCCTTTTCATCGTCATCCTGTGCGTGCTCCCGTTGCATGGGGCCGAGCTTCGCTCGCCTTCCACGACCCTGTACATCTCGCCGGCGGGGAATGACCAATGGTCCGGACGGCTCCCCTCGCCAAACCCGATGCGTACCGATGGGCCGCTTGCAACCGTTCATCGCGCCCGCGCCATGGTACGCCGGATCATGAAGACCATCACGCCGGCATCGGACACCGTGACGGTCTATCTCCGCGGTGGCACCTACGTTCTTGATTCATCGCTCGCCTTCCGGGAGTCCGACAGCGGCTCGGAACGGATGCCGCAGCTCTGGGCCGCCTTTCAGGGAGAACCGGTCAGGATCACCGGCGGTCCGGCCGTGACAGGGTTCACCGCGCTCACCGACAGCACCGCCCGGGCGCGCATCGCACCATCCATCCTGCCGAACATCCTGCAGCTCGACCTTCGCGCCGCCGGCATACGCAACTACGGCACCATCGCACCCCGTGGCAATCCGGGGATGGAACTCTTCGTTGACGGCACCAGAATGCAGCTTGCGCGCTGGCCCAATGATCGCTGGCTGCACATTGCGGACATCCCGCAATCGGGCGACACGATGTACAACGCCGGGCTCGAGCGCGAAAAGCGATTCCATGGTGTACCGGTCGGCAAACACTTCGGCAGGATCACGTATGGAGAAGACCGTCCGTCGCGCTGGGCGCCTGCTCCCGACATCTTCATGCATGGATACTGGACCTGGGATTGGAGCGATTCGTTCCAGAAGGTGGAGCGGATCGACACGGCGCGGCGGGAGATCACGATAGCCACGCCGCATCATCACTACGGATATACCAGGAACCAGAGGTACTACTTTCTGAACATCCTCGAGGAACTTGATACGCCCGGCGAATGGTACGTCGACCGGACGCGCGGGATCCTCTTCCTGTATCCATCCGGCGCGGGAGACGTGAAGCGGGCCGAGGTCTCTCTGCTCGAATCCCCACTCGTCACATGCGAGAACGCTTCCCACATCCGCTTCCGCGGCATCACCTTTGAGAACTCCCGCGGCACGGGGATCAGCATCAGTGGTGGCAATGACATTGGCGTGGACGGATGTATGTTCCGTCATCTGGGCGGTGATGCCGTCGTGGTCGCCGGCGGAACCAGGCATGAGGTCCGCAACTCGGAAGTGACGGATGTTGCGCGCGGCGGGGTCCTCCTGACGGGCGGCGACCGGCACACGCTTTCTCCCGGCGGCCATCGCGTGTTCAACACCGCGGTGCATCATTACAGCACCTGGCTCCGGACAGGATCGTACGGCGTGATCCTCGATGGCGTGGGCAACACGATGGAACATTGCCTTATCCACAACGCGCCGTTCGAAGCAGTGTACATCAAAGGCAACGATCATACCGTGACACTGTCAGAGATCCATAGCGTGATGAAGGAATCGGGCGATGCGGGTGCGATCCACACGGGACGCAACTGGACATGGCTGGGCAACAGGGTCACCGACAACTACTTCCATGACCTGCAGGGCCCCGGGCTGCATGGCGTGATGGGCATGTACATGGATGATTGGGCGAGCGGGTTCACCGTGACGGGCAATGTGTTCTACAAGGCCGGCCGTGCGACGCTCATCGGTGGCGGACGCGACAACATCGTTGAGAACAATCTCTATGTCGCATGCTCACCTTCCCTGCATCTCGATGCGCGGGGGTTGAGCTGGGCCGGGTACTACTTCGACGGTACGATCACGGTGCTCTTCGACGGTCTCAAAGAGGTACGGCACGACCAGCCGCCGTATATCTCCCGCTATCCGGCGCTCGCGACACTCCCCGGCCCCACCCAGCAGCTCCCGATGAACAATCGCATCGAGCGTAATATCTCCTGGGGCGGGAGATGGATGGACATCTACGATTATCTCGCCTTCAACAAGTCGGTCTCGACGATCAGGAACAACCTCATCGGCGACCCGCTCGTCCTCCGCAGGCGTGCGGACGGCCAGCAGGGATGGGACCCGTACTATCTGGACATCGACACGAAGGAAGGATTCCTCGCCATTCCCTCCGGCGACCGGCGGTGCGAGGAGGAATTCCCGGGCAATACATTCGTCACGTCACCGCCTGTGATCTTCGATCCGGAGCGGCGCAGCGTGACCATCCCGGAGAACTCTCCGGCACGGGCGATCGGGTTCCAGCCGCTCCGGTTGGGTGAAATGGGCCTTGTCCGCCGATAA